From a region of the Paenibacillus sp. R14(2021) genome:
- a CDS encoding restriction endonuclease subunit S, with product MSREAAYTRMLDASAKLQWNVAMILEAKAIEAEKVRSWLINHVTPGTFTEQQERLKTALHVHQQLVEVIEGLTKLHMGMTNVLKAALRHEEDSPGGFGGMTDNPFDMGEKA from the coding sequence ATGAGTCGGGAAGCGGCATATACAAGGATGCTGGACGCCTCCGCCAAGCTGCAGTGGAATGTGGCGATGATTTTGGAGGCGAAAGCGATCGAAGCGGAGAAGGTGCGGTCGTGGCTTATTAATCATGTTACGCCGGGTACCTTCACGGAGCAGCAGGAACGTCTGAAGACGGCGCTGCATGTCCATCAGCAGCTTGTGGAAGTCATTGAAGGGCTGACGAAGCTCCATATGGGCATGACGAATGTGCTGAAGGCTGCGCTGCGCCACGAGGAAGATTCGCCAGGTGGATTTGGCGGTATGACCGATAACCCCTTCGACATGGGAGAGAAAGCATAA
- a CDS encoding metal-dependent hydrolase, translating to MFAGHFGLAAAVKATEKNTPMWALMLGTQLLDVIFVPLFVSGKETIVSVHGEGYGSAIIHADYTHSLLGAIIISLLAMLAARRLWGTRSGGAMGLIVFSHWLLDLLVHQPDLPLLPGNAGALPLLGFGLWQHPSVSILLESILIAGGFLLYFRSALRRSRTVGTGLAANRTWAFKQTCISAAVMGLLLLGSLLSDVLLGG from the coding sequence ATGTTTGCAGGACATTTCGGGCTGGCCGCTGCCGTTAAGGCGACAGAGAAAAACACGCCTATGTGGGCGCTGATGTTGGGGACGCAGCTGCTGGACGTTATTTTCGTGCCTCTGTTCGTATCCGGGAAGGAAACCATCGTATCCGTCCACGGCGAAGGCTACGGCAGCGCAATTATCCACGCGGATTACACGCACTCGCTGCTCGGCGCCATAATAATATCGCTCCTTGCCATGCTCGCGGCCCGGCGGTTATGGGGCACAAGATCCGGCGGCGCCATGGGGCTGATCGTGTTCAGCCACTGGCTCCTCGACCTGCTTGTACACCAGCCGGATCTGCCTCTCCTGCCGGGCAACGCCGGCGCCCTTCCCCTGCTCGGGTTTGGACTGTGGCAGCATCCCTCGGTAAGCATCCTACTCGAATCGATTTTGATTGCCGGAGGCTTCCTCCTGTATTTCCGCTCTGCTCTTCGCAGATCGCGCACGGTCGGCACAGGCTTGGCCGCCAATCGTACATGGGCGTTCAAGCAGACCTGTATTTCCGCAGCCGTCATGGGACTGCTGCTGCTCGGCTCTTTGCTGAGCGATGTGCTGCTTGGCGGCTGA
- a CDS encoding nucleoside-diphosphate sugar epimerase, with protein sequence MQHIVTEMVEHMSHSHEQMARVLEAKRHVAVRMAQLVHALPDQHPGFGGFDKLMDNSQAVTKNVVAYLNSIAELQESLAMTISAVMREFANEDEE encoded by the coding sequence ATGCAGCATATCGTAACGGAAATGGTCGAGCATATGTCGCATTCCCATGAACAGATGGCGCGTGTCCTGGAAGCCAAACGCCACGTTGCCGTAAGGATGGCGCAGCTCGTTCACGCGCTGCCGGATCAGCATCCCGGCTTTGGCGGCTTCGATAAATTAATGGACAATTCCCAAGCGGTGACGAAGAACGTCGTCGCTTATTTGAACAGTATCGCGGAGCTGCAGGAATCGCTAGCGATGACGATTTCAGCGGTCATGAGAGAATTCGCGAACGAGGATGAGGAGTAA
- a CDS encoding polysaccharide biosynthesis protein translates to MFTNQRILVTGGTGSWGYELIRQLLPQQPKQIIVFSRNESSQVAMSRTFEDSRLSFCIGDIRDKEALMRACERVDYVFHLAVLKHVAVCEDQPYEALKTNVIGTQNVIEASIANGVKRVIYISTDKAANPSNFYGMTKAIGEKLIVYANLLRSETTFVCVRGGNVLGTNGSVVHLFASQIKNKGQVCITDKKMTGFFLALQDAIKLLFKASEESIGGEIFVMTMPTCRIVDLASVLMEDMGISAEMIETGISPGEKIHETLLTDHESTTTIVYDQEYLVILPTIDIPGLRQRYSVQPKVDFESYCSSQSLMTKEEIRSMLVRGGFLS, encoded by the coding sequence ATGTTTACTAATCAGCGCATACTGGTCACCGGGGGAACAGGGTCTTGGGGCTACGAATTGATTCGCCAGCTGCTGCCTCAGCAGCCCAAACAAATTATTGTTTTCTCCCGCAACGAGTCGAGCCAAGTGGCGATGAGCCGCACGTTCGAAGATTCGCGTCTTAGCTTTTGCATCGGGGATATCCGGGATAAAGAAGCCTTGATGCGCGCATGCGAGCGGGTGGATTACGTGTTTCATTTGGCAGTGCTGAAGCATGTGGCCGTGTGCGAGGATCAGCCGTACGAAGCGCTCAAAACGAATGTCATCGGCACGCAGAACGTAATTGAAGCCTCCATTGCAAACGGCGTGAAGCGCGTCATCTATATCTCGACGGATAAAGCAGCGAATCCGTCCAACTTCTACGGTATGACCAAAGCCATCGGCGAGAAGCTGATCGTATACGCGAACCTGCTTCGTTCCGAAACGACCTTTGTCTGCGTGCGCGGCGGCAACGTGCTTGGCACGAACGGCAGCGTGGTCCATCTGTTCGCCAGCCAGATCAAGAACAAGGGCCAAGTGTGCATCACGGATAAGAAAATGACGGGCTTCTTCCTGGCGCTGCAGGACGCCATCAAGCTGCTCTTCAAAGCTTCGGAGGAGAGCATCGGCGGCGAAATCTTCGTCATGACGATGCCGACCTGCCGCATCGTCGATCTGGCCTCCGTGCTGATGGAGGATATGGGCATCAGTGCCGAAATGATTGAGACCGGCATAAGTCCGGGTGAAAAAATACATGAGACCCTGCTGACGGATCATGAGAGCACGACGACAATCGTTTACGACCAAGAATATTTGGTTATTCTGCCGACGATCGACATTCCGGGGCTTCGCCAGCGCTACAGCGTGCAACCGAAGGTGGACTTCGAAAGCTACTGCTCCAGCCAATCCTTGATGACGAAGGAAGAGATTCGTTCGATGCTCGTCAGAGGCGGGTTTCTGTCATGA
- a CDS encoding LuxR C-terminal-related transcriptional regulator, translating into MPILSTKLYIPPPRSKAIQRPRLIGRLNEGLERKLTLVSASAGFGKTTLISEWVAGCGRPAAWLSLDAGDNDAARFMLHLIAALQTIGEKVGESAVRALKSEPPPSIESILTMLLNDISARMRTSVLVLDDYHVLDAKWPGDALSFLLEHLPPQLHLVIATRENPQLPLARLRAQGHLTELRDSDLRFTPGEAAAFLNQVMGLGLTEDEITSLETRTEGWIAGLQLAALSMQGRNDIPAFIREFAGDNRYVMDYLVEEVLQRQSGPIRSFLLQTSILDRLHGPLCDAITGQEEGTERLQYLERGSFFVVPLDDRRLWYRYHHLFAEVLSAHLRADQPDQIADLHRRASIWYEQHDMADEAIRHALAADDFARAADLVERAISTLRKSRQEAVMLGWLNAIPDELVRCRPVLCVWYAGALLASGKLEDAQDWLHDAEQWLVRAADLRERQQALPAEFVVVDEEEFLRLPGLIAVYRAGLSLVLGDVPAAIAHARRALDLVPEDDRLTHGAATAILGLACWRSGELEEARRMFAEGIASVQQAGAISDAINGAIALAEILMVQGRLREAMHTYERGLQLAADQGEPNLRGTADIYVGMSELCREHNDLHAATQALLRSKEQGEHTGFPQYKYRWRVAMARIREAEGDRNGALELLHEAERLYRSDFFLNVRPVAALKTRVWIAQGRLGEALDWVREQGLSVNEDLCYQREFEHITLARVLLARYKRDHEGRFMLEAMGLLKRLLQAAEEGGRTGSAIEILIVQAVAHHMQGDISDALAPLERALNLAEAEGCVRIFVDEGQPMAVLLEAAAKKGIAPSYVRRLLTFLGKVEGGTPDKQVANKQPIERLSEPLSERESDVLRLLGTDLSGPDIARELMVSLNTLRTHTKNIYDKLQVNSRRAAVRRAKELDLL; encoded by the coding sequence ATGCCGATTTTATCTACCAAGCTGTATATTCCCCCGCCACGGAGTAAAGCCATCCAACGGCCGCGCCTGATCGGGCGGCTGAACGAGGGGCTGGAACGCAAGCTGACGCTCGTCTCCGCCTCCGCGGGCTTTGGCAAGACGACTCTGATCAGCGAATGGGTCGCTGGCTGCGGCCGGCCTGCCGCTTGGTTGTCGCTGGACGCAGGGGATAACGACGCTGCGCGCTTCATGCTTCACCTTATCGCTGCTCTGCAGACGATTGGGGAGAAGGTTGGAGAGAGCGCAGTTCGTGCGCTCAAATCCGAGCCTCCGCCGTCGATCGAATCGATTCTCACGATGCTGCTCAATGACATCTCGGCCCGCATGCGCACATCTGTCCTCGTGCTTGACGACTACCATGTTCTTGATGCCAAATGGCCGGGCGATGCCCTGAGCTTCCTGCTCGAGCATCTCCCGCCGCAGCTGCACCTGGTCATTGCCACACGTGAAAATCCGCAGCTTCCGCTGGCACGGCTGCGCGCCCAGGGCCATTTGACCGAACTGCGCGACTCCGACCTGCGCTTTACTCCAGGCGAGGCGGCCGCATTTCTCAATCAGGTGATGGGACTGGGACTTACGGAAGACGAAATAACGTCTTTGGAAACACGCACCGAAGGCTGGATAGCGGGGCTTCAACTGGCGGCGCTCTCGATGCAGGGGCGCAACGACATTCCTGCGTTCATTCGGGAATTCGCCGGAGACAATCGGTACGTTATGGACTATCTTGTCGAAGAGGTCCTTCAGCGTCAGTCCGGCCCGATCAGGAGCTTCTTGCTTCAAACCTCCATACTCGACCGGCTTCATGGCCCATTATGCGACGCCATCACCGGTCAGGAGGAAGGCACCGAGCGTCTTCAGTATCTGGAGCGGGGGAGCTTCTTTGTCGTTCCGTTGGATGACAGGCGCCTGTGGTATCGCTATCATCACTTGTTTGCAGAGGTACTCTCCGCGCATTTAAGGGCGGATCAACCCGATCAGATAGCTGATCTGCATCGGCGCGCAAGCATATGGTATGAGCAGCATGACATGGCGGACGAGGCGATCCGTCATGCGCTGGCCGCCGATGATTTCGCGCGAGCGGCGGACCTGGTTGAGCGGGCGATTTCGACGCTCAGAAAGAGTAGACAAGAGGCTGTAATGCTGGGCTGGCTGAATGCGATCCCTGACGAGTTGGTTCGCTGCAGGCCTGTGCTTTGCGTTTGGTATGCCGGAGCGTTGCTGGCTAGCGGCAAGCTGGAGGACGCCCAGGACTGGCTGCATGACGCCGAGCAGTGGCTAGTGAGAGCGGCGGACCTGCGTGAGCGGCAGCAAGCGCTGCCGGCTGAGTTCGTTGTTGTGGACGAGGAGGAATTTCTCCGTCTCCCGGGTTTGATTGCCGTATATCGTGCCGGACTGTCCCTGGTTCTCGGCGACGTGCCCGCCGCTATTGCACACGCCAGACGGGCGCTCGACCTCGTGCCCGAGGACGACCGACTCACGCATGGAGCGGCAACAGCGATCCTCGGACTCGCATGCTGGAGGAGCGGCGAGCTTGAGGAAGCGCGCCGGATGTTCGCCGAGGGCATAGCAAGCGTGCAGCAGGCCGGGGCTATCTCTGACGCGATCAATGGCGCGATCGCGCTGGCTGAAATATTGATGGTGCAAGGCCGGCTCCGAGAGGCGATGCATACCTATGAGCGGGGCTTGCAGCTTGCGGCGGATCAAGGAGAGCCTAATCTGCGGGGAACGGCAGACATTTATGTGGGAATGAGCGAGCTCTGCCGTGAACATAATGATCTGCATGCCGCTACGCAGGCACTGCTGAGAAGCAAGGAGCAGGGCGAGCACACCGGTTTCCCGCAATATAAGTACCGCTGGCGTGTCGCAATGGCTCGAATTCGGGAGGCCGAAGGAGATCGGAACGGCGCGCTCGAGCTGCTCCACGAGGCTGAGCGCTTGTATAGGAGCGACTTTTTCCTGAATGTGCGTCCTGTTGCGGCGTTGAAGACACGGGTGTGGATCGCGCAAGGAAGGCTTGGCGAAGCTCTTGACTGGGTTCGAGAGCAGGGCCTATCCGTCAATGAAGACCTTTGCTACCAGCGTGAATTTGAGCATATCACCCTGGCCAGGGTGCTCCTGGCCCGGTATAAGAGAGACCATGAGGGCCGCTTCATGCTTGAAGCAATGGGACTTCTGAAGCGTCTCCTTCAAGCAGCGGAGGAAGGCGGGAGGACGGGGAGCGCAATCGAAATCCTGATCGTGCAGGCCGTCGCTCACCATATGCAGGGCGACATCTCTGATGCGCTTGCGCCGCTGGAACGTGCCCTGAATCTGGCAGAGGCTGAGGGCTGCGTCCGCATCTTCGTGGACGAAGGGCAACCTATGGCGGTTCTGCTGGAAGCAGCTGCGAAAAAGGGGATCGCCCCGAGCTATGTCCGGCGCCTTCTAACATTTCTTGGCAAGGTTGAAGGCGGAACGCCGGATAAACAGGTTGCGAATAAGCAGCCGATCGAGCGTTTGAGCGAGCCGCTGAGTGAACGTGAAAGCGACGTGCTTCGTTTGCTCGGAACCGATCTGAGCGGTCCGGACATTGCCCGCGAGCTCATGGTGTCCCTCAACACCCTTCGGACGCATACCAAAAATATTTACGACAAGCTTCAAGTTAACAGCCGTCGGGCCGCAGTCCGACGCGCTAAGGAGCTCGATTTGTTGTAG
- a CDS encoding cold-shock protein: MIIHFSKKQAEPIPEEETAIWACTNESCSCWMRSDFSFGEFPTCPICNSSMTSDMKNLPILTNGTKRGFQ; encoded by the coding sequence TTGATTATTCATTTCTCTAAAAAGCAAGCCGAGCCTATCCCGGAGGAAGAAACGGCGATTTGGGCATGCACCAATGAATCCTGCTCCTGCTGGATGCGAAGCGACTTTTCGTTCGGCGAGTTTCCGACCTGTCCGATCTGCAATTCCAGCATGACCAGCGATATGAAGAATCTGCCGATCCTGACCAACGGTACCAAGCGCGGCTTCCAATAA
- a CDS encoding glycosyltransferase family 2 protein translates to MRKLGRTKRQRQKQVRRNARKAKKTVRYEAGMAAGYQEGARIGLSRFGTYFDGTSIIIPSYNQVDFLKKCLTSIHKHTNVAYEIIVVDNASSDGTAAYLQSVDGVVRYRVLERNCGFAGAVNVGMMMAKGTSLLLLNNDTIVTDNWLSNLLACLNSDPGIGMVGPVTNNISGDQRIEVPYTTEKEIASFGRRFNVHDPAKWQRTDRLKGFCLLFRRELWDRTGYLDEGFAIGNYEDDDFSIRVRLQGYSLVTARDTFIHHFGSVSMKALGERFNEVNDRNLHVYMDKWGNPHELIHEVHARGLGLAGQGETSFFPEGVVVRGVTAALYWVENGRRRPIAGTVSVPAIRLSQVDLRRWPVGEPIAAEAVEAAWLQQPQISEAGGLPYIVENGLRRRVTTAKAGEAWGLGLRQGSPFPAGQLGTLAEGLPIIAHVQVAERL, encoded by the coding sequence ATGAGAAAGCTTGGACGTACAAAGCGCCAGCGGCAGAAGCAGGTACGGCGTAACGCCCGCAAAGCGAAGAAAACCGTACGATACGAGGCAGGAATGGCAGCCGGATACCAGGAAGGAGCGCGCATCGGCCTTAGCCGCTTCGGCACGTATTTCGACGGAACCAGCATCATTATTCCCAGCTATAACCAGGTTGATTTCTTGAAGAAATGTTTGACCAGCATTCATAAGCATACGAACGTCGCTTACGAGATTATCGTCGTGGACAATGCGTCCTCGGACGGCACGGCTGCTTACTTGCAGTCTGTCGACGGAGTCGTGCGTTATCGGGTATTGGAAAGAAACTGCGGATTCGCGGGTGCCGTCAACGTCGGCATGATGATGGCCAAAGGCACGTCGCTGCTGCTGCTCAATAACGATACGATCGTTACGGATAATTGGCTGAGCAACCTGCTTGCCTGCCTGAACAGCGACCCCGGCATCGGCATGGTTGGGCCGGTCACCAACAATATCAGCGGGGATCAGCGGATCGAGGTACCGTATACGACGGAGAAGGAAATCGCGTCCTTCGGCCGTCGATTCAATGTGCATGATCCTGCCAAATGGCAGCGGACCGACCGCCTGAAGGGTTTCTGCCTGCTGTTTCGGCGCGAGCTATGGGACCGAACGGGCTATTTGGACGAAGGCTTCGCGATCGGGAACTATGAGGACGATGATTTCAGCATCCGTGTTCGCCTACAGGGCTATTCCCTTGTCACCGCGCGCGATACGTTTATCCATCATTTCGGCAGCGTCAGCATGAAAGCGCTCGGCGAGCGGTTTAACGAGGTGAATGACCGCAATCTGCATGTCTACATGGATAAATGGGGTAATCCCCACGAGCTCATTCATGAGGTACATGCGAGGGGGCTTGGTCTTGCGGGCCAAGGGGAAACCTCATTCTTCCCGGAAGGCGTTGTCGTCCGGGGGGTGACGGCTGCGCTCTATTGGGTGGAGAACGGCCGACGCAGGCCGATTGCAGGCACTGTCTCCGTGCCCGCCATCCGTCTATCACAGGTGGATTTGCGCCGCTGGCCAGTGGGTGAGCCGATCGCCGCCGAGGCAGTGGAAGCGGCGTGGCTGCAGCAGCCGCAAATATCGGAAGCAGGCGGATTGCCTTATATTGTGGAAAACGGGCTTCGGCGAAGGGTGACGACTGCGAAGGCCGGCGAGGCTTGGGGCTTGGGGCTGCGGCAGGGAAGTCCGTTCCCGGCGGGGCAGCTCGGAACACTAGCTGAAGGTTTGCCGATTATCGCGCATGTTCAGGTTGCGGAGCGCTTGTAA
- a CDS encoding GIY-YIG nuclease family protein, with amino-acid sequence MDQTVPFTFKPGDYPEKPGCYLMRDASGVLLYVGKSKKLRSRLRSYFQTTHERKRTRDLVARIASIEIILVHNETESLLLENNLIKIHKPPYNRALKKDNSGYAYLTLTDERIPRLDIHYRDRREAVSAERGEPMNGEARQPLQRKKGSSRGGSTEAMYTREASPAYGAKRFGPFASARFRNELLEFLADHYKLRACTVLPKRACLLYHIGKCSGICEGHITEADYLEDVKQVANLLSDSSKEALIARMYAQMSEYAEAMKFEKAQNVLAHIRNLEKTPGHQVVDRETSVNQEVLYFGSEGVMIAKVQQGMLRDFQLHELERGFAETACDRFLIQRYRAETKPDEVIVNRIFDPASVRRALRRPGEGQAPPLRITQPKRGLKHALLQLCKENYDYRKGGDVQRADDPSEG; translated from the coding sequence ATGGATCAAACGGTGCCGTTCACGTTCAAGCCAGGCGATTACCCGGAGAAGCCGGGCTGCTACCTGATGCGCGATGCATCGGGCGTCCTGCTGTACGTCGGCAAGTCCAAGAAGCTGAGAAGCCGCCTGCGGTCGTATTTTCAGACGACGCACGAGCGCAAGCGAACCCGCGATCTTGTTGCGCGTATCGCCAGCATCGAGATTATTCTCGTTCATAACGAGACGGAAAGCCTGCTGCTTGAAAATAACCTGATCAAAATACATAAGCCGCCCTACAACAGGGCGTTAAAGAAGGATAACAGCGGCTACGCGTACCTGACGCTGACAGACGAACGCATCCCAAGGCTGGATATCCATTATCGGGATCGGCGTGAGGCTGTTTCCGCCGAACGCGGAGAGCCGATGAACGGAGAAGCAAGGCAGCCGCTTCAGCGGAAGAAGGGAAGCAGCCGCGGCGGTTCGACGGAGGCCATGTATACCCGTGAAGCATCGCCCGCTTACGGGGCGAAACGCTTCGGGCCTTTCGCCAGCGCGCGGTTCCGCAACGAGCTGCTGGAGTTTCTGGCGGATCATTACAAGCTGCGCGCCTGCACGGTGCTGCCCAAGCGCGCCTGCCTGCTCTATCATATCGGCAAATGCAGCGGCATTTGCGAAGGTCACATCACGGAAGCGGATTACCTGGAGGACGTCAAGCAGGTCGCGAATTTGCTCTCCGATAGCAGCAAGGAGGCATTGATTGCGCGGATGTACGCGCAGATGAGCGAGTACGCGGAGGCGATGAAGTTCGAGAAGGCGCAGAACGTCTTGGCGCATATCCGCAATTTGGAGAAGACCCCAGGCCATCAGGTTGTCGACCGGGAGACGAGCGTGAACCAGGAAGTGCTCTATTTCGGCAGCGAAGGGGTCATGATCGCGAAGGTCCAGCAGGGTATGCTGCGGGATTTTCAGCTCCATGAACTGGAGCGCGGCTTCGCGGAAACCGCCTGCGACCGGTTTCTGATTCAGCGGTACCGGGCGGAGACGAAGCCGGATGAGGTGATCGTCAACCGGATCTTCGATCCGGCTTCCGTGCGCCGAGCGCTCCGGCGCCCAGGGGAAGGACAAGCCCCGCCCCTGCGGATCACGCAGCCGAAGCGGGGGCTGAAGCACGCGCTGCTGCAGCTGTGCAAGGAAAACTACGACTACCGAAAAGGCGGGGACGTTCAGCGAGCTGACGATCCGTCCGAGGGCTGA
- a CDS encoding SDR family oxidoreductase has protein sequence MKLLIIGGSGMAGHVLLRYFREKHPGYGIAYTTRQADGAGSIPLDVTDAESVVDVVQFVHPDVIINAVGVLNQDAEQHPHAAYLVNGLLPHRLRYVADLIGARVIHISSDCVFSGSRGSYTESDDPNGTTVYARSKALGEMRYGRHLTIRTSIIGPEIRPQGIGLMKWFLAQQGVVHGYSRVYWNGVTTLELAKAAAYAIEHPEIGGLVNMTASETVSKLTLLLLFQAAFEVEGVKIVPDDTLYLDRTLETTRKDWGYRALGYIPMLDELTQWMKQG, from the coding sequence ATGAAGCTGCTCATTATCGGGGGCAGCGGCATGGCGGGCCATGTCCTGCTCCGATATTTCCGGGAGAAGCATCCGGGGTACGGCATCGCTTATACGACGCGGCAAGCGGACGGCGCAGGGAGTATCCCGCTCGACGTCACGGACGCCGAATCGGTGGTCGACGTCGTTCAGTTCGTGCATCCGGACGTCATCATCAATGCCGTGGGCGTCCTGAACCAGGACGCGGAACAGCATCCGCATGCGGCGTATCTGGTCAACGGCCTGCTGCCGCATAGGCTTCGCTACGTCGCGGATCTGATCGGCGCGCGCGTCATTCATATCAGCTCGGACTGCGTGTTCAGCGGCAGCCGCGGGTCGTACACGGAGAGCGACGATCCGAACGGGACTACGGTCTACGCACGCTCAAAGGCGCTCGGAGAGATGAGATACGGCAGGCATTTGACGATTCGTACGTCTATCATCGGACCGGAAATCCGGCCGCAGGGCATCGGCCTGATGAAGTGGTTCTTGGCGCAGCAGGGTGTCGTTCACGGGTATTCGCGCGTCTACTGGAACGGGGTAACGACGCTGGAGCTGGCGAAGGCCGCTGCCTATGCGATCGAACATCCGGAGATTGGCGGTCTCGTGAATATGACTGCGAGCGAGACGGTCAGTAAATTGACCCTGCTGCTGCTGTTTCAAGCGGCTTTTGAAGTGGAAGGCGTCAAGATCGTTCCGGACGATACGCTCTATCTCGACCGGACGCTGGAGACAACGCGCAAGGATTGGGGTTATCGGGCGCTGGGCTACATTCCGATGCTGGATGAGCTTACGCAATGGATGAAGCAAGGATGA